ACCCTTATCTTTTATCTTGTCCTCGACAAATGAAAGGTCAAATGAATAGTCATCGGGATTGATGAATCCGCAATATCTGTCAATCCTTTCCTTGTCATTTAAAACAATGATGGCTTCGGTTATTTGATGGTTTAGAGTAGAAAGAATGTGTTTGATCATGGGTTTATCCTGAATAATCATAGAACCCTTATCCTGACCCATTCTGCTACTTTTACCTCCACATAAAATAATGCAAGATTTAATATTTTCACCATTTTCATAATCGTTACTCATATTAAATCATCTCCAAACCTATTTCACATATACGTCTGCGTCTGCATCAAACGGATTGGTACGGACAATCAATGCAATCATGTATGGGTAATGTTTATTCAGGTATTTCAAGTAGTAAACCCATTCATATACCAATTTTCCGTATACCCTTTGCATGTCTCCATTCAGATGGCCGAAATCGGCATCCTGAACCAATGCCAAATCCTTTCTGTGCTCGAGCTCCTCATCAAGGTGAAGAATCGCAGTGATGAGACCTGTGAACTCTTCCTTTTCAAGCAGGTTAGGGTTTGTCATAAGGTTAATGATGAATTCCCTTTTGCTTGCAAGGAAAACTCTCAGGTTTTCTAAAAACTCTTCGCGTTCCTCTTTAGGAACATCCGCTTGAAAATCAATTGAGGCGCTTTTCAATTCAGCTAATTTTGCGTCGTAGTCCTTGTCATCCCAATTCTTGATTAATTTCAAATTCTCGGTATTTGCAGTGTACTTGTTCACGCTGCTTAACTGGCTAATCAGGTCATTTCCAACTTCAGAGAAGAATGTGCTCATAAGCATATCCAATTTCTCAAGCATGGCTTCCTTTTCCTTTTTCTCGATAATCTCATCAAGAAGGAATGCAACAAGAAGTATGTCTACCGGAATGAAACCCAAGTGGGTCCAGACATAGGATATGATATGCTCCGCATCCCCTAGGACAAGGTAGTTGGATCCATAAATGATTATGATTAATAAGACCATCACTATGGAAAATTTCACTTTCCAACTTAATCGTTTACTCATTTTTTAATCTCCAATTCTATCTTTTTTGGGCAGTCATGATGGCTATCGGGTTTTCGCTGATCATAAGGATTCCACGGTCCAAAACTCTTCCGTTTGAAACGTTGACTTCCATTATTTGAGGGTTATAACCTAAGCTCTTGAGCTTGTTTATCGCTTCGACCTTTGTGTCAACCAGAATGGCCGTAATGATTATTCTGCCTTTGGAATTTAGTTTTTCATGAACAATGTCAAGGATATTTTCGAGCTGTCTGCCGCTGCCCCCTACAATGGCAATGTCGATGCCGTCAATATCCTTAAGGGCATTTGCCCCGTCATCATTGATTAGTTTAACATTATCTCCGAGTCCAAATTTTTCAAGGTTTTTTGAAGTTATCTCGATTGCTTCCGGATTGGTGTCAATGGAAATCACTTCCCCTGCCCTTTTTGCAAATTCGCAGGTTATTCCACCTGTCCCGCATCCGCAATCAACCACCTTATCGGTTGGACTTACATCGGATTTGTATAGAATTATCGCTCTTATGGCTTCCTTTGTAGGTCCTGGAACATCACAGGATTTGATGAAATCCGTATCTTTAAACATTTACTCCCACCTTTTAAATAAATTGTTTTCGATTTTCAGAGAGTCCAGGATTTTACCGACTATGAAATTGACCTGGTCGTCAACGCTGTCATGTGTTGAGTAAAAGCCAGGCATTGCAGGCAAAATTATGGCTCCCTCTTGTGATAATGTAAGCATGTTTTGTAAGTGAGCGCTTCTGAGTGGAGTTTCACGAGGAACAATTACTGTAGGTCTGCGTTCCTTCAGACTCACATCGGCAACTCTGGTTATTGTATTCGCACCATAGCCATGGGCTATTGATGACAATGTCTTCATTGAGCATGGCACGATGGCCAGTGCATCCGCCTTGAATGATCCGCTGTTGATGGAGGCGGTCAAATCGTTGAAATCATAGTATGTGTCCGCTATATTGATTACATCCTCGACTGTGTAGTCGGTTTCTGACTCTATCACAATCTTTGCGGCGTCACTGATGACCAAACTGCTTTCAATTTCCAGTTCTTTCAATGCTTCAAGGAGTCTTATTCCATATATCACTCCACTTGCTCCTGTAATTCCAACAACAATCATAGTATTCTCCTAAAATAGTTTAATCTGGTCATAATGTATTCCATGGAATTTTTCCCTATCGATTTCAGGTAAATCCAGGTAATTTTCAAGCTTGAACTTCTCGAATTTTGATTTTTCCTCTTCGGGAACATAAACGCTGATGTCTGGTATGTTGAATCTTGCCTTGCTTAACGCTCCAATAATGTTTGAGATTTCAGTCAATGGGTAGAGTTTTCCCTCAACGCTGACCTGGGTTTTCATTTCATCGAAACGAGGATATTCGGCAATGTTTATGAACACGTAATCCTTGTCAAGCCCATAGTCTTCAGCAATCTCCTCTTCAGCCTTTCTGAGTTCCTCTGCCTTGATCTTGTACATCTTTTCCGGGAACTTGAAGTTATCAAGACGGATTGTCTTCACTCTTTTTGGAACAATCCTGTTGTCGAGCCTGTACATAATGTCCTTTGCATAATTGTCTTCGCAACTTCTGAATAATGAGATGATGTCTGTATCGTCATATTTGTAGATGTCATTTTCGTCAATGATTCCCTCATCGATTATTCGTTTTAATGCACGTCTGAACATTGTATTGACGATTCTGGTTGTGTGGTGCTGGTAAACGCTAGGGTACATGAAATATCTTGATACCAATGCCCCTTCGGCTGCCTGAACACCTTTTATGTCAAGTATCAGTCCGTCGTCCAGTGTTAGGTTGGATATCAGTCTCTCGTAATCGATGATACCGTAGGAAACACCGGTGTTATGGGAGTCCCTAAGCAGGTAATCCATTCTGTCGACGTCAAGTTCGCCTGAAACAATCGGGCCGAGGCGACCTTTTCCGTTAATGATGTCAACAATCTCATCGACATCGAATTTCTCTTCAAGCAGGTCTCTCATTGAGGTTTTGGTGATTACGAATTTTGAGAGCTCCTCATGGGGAACTGATAGGACGCCTTCGGATACATGTGAAAACGGACCGTGTCCAATGTCATGCAGTAGTCCAGATGCTCTGATCAGTTCTATCTCATCGCTGTCAAGTTCCAGCTCTTCTGACAGTTTTGATCCGAGATGCATTGTTCCAACGCAATGCTCGAATCTGGTATGGGTTGCGCCAGGATAAATCAGGCTGATTAAACCCAGTTGCTTGATTCTTCTTAAGCGTTGGAATTGGGGCATGTCCATTATT
This is a stretch of genomic DNA from Methanobrevibacter thaueri. It encodes these proteins:
- a CDS encoding UbiX family flavin prenyltransferase, which translates into the protein MIVVGITGASGVIYGIRLLEALKELEIESSLVISDAAKIVIESETDYTVEDVINIADTYYDFNDLTASINSGSFKADALAIVPCSMKTLSSIAHGYGANTITRVADVSLKERRPTVIVPRETPLRSAHLQNMLTLSQEGAIILPAMPGFYSTHDSVDDQVNFIVGKILDSLKIENNLFKRWE
- a CDS encoding HD domain-containing protein, whose product is MSDKKKFIRDSVYGDIRLNEFEVRIMDMPQFQRLRRIKQLGLISLIYPGATHTRFEHCVGTMHLGSKLSEELELDSDEIELIRASGLLHDIGHGPFSHVSEGVLSVPHEELSKFVITKTSMRDLLEEKFDVDEIVDIINGKGRLGPIVSGELDVDRMDYLLRDSHNTGVSYGIIDYERLISNLTLDDGLILDIKGVQAAEGALVSRYFMYPSVYQHHTTRIVNTMFRRALKRIIDEGIIDENDIYKYDDTDIISLFRSCEDNYAKDIMYRLDNRIVPKRVKTIRLDNFKFPEKMYKIKAEELRKAEEEIAEDYGLDKDYVFINIAEYPRFDEMKTQVSVEGKLYPLTEISNIIGALSKARFNIPDISVYVPEEEKSKFEKFKLENYLDLPEIDREKFHGIHYDQIKLF
- the cbiT gene encoding precorrin-6Y C5,15-methyltransferase (decarboxylating) subunit CbiT, with amino-acid sequence MFKDTDFIKSCDVPGPTKEAIRAIILYKSDVSPTDKVVDCGCGTGGITCEFAKRAGEVISIDTNPEAIEITSKNLEKFGLGDNVKLINDDGANALKDIDGIDIAIVGGSGRQLENILDIVHEKLNSKGRIIITAILVDTKVEAINKLKSLGYNPQIMEVNVSNGRVLDRGILMISENPIAIMTAQKR